A stretch of DNA from Campylobacter concisus:
TCGTGGTCGTTTGGATTTGTTTTGTTGGCATTGTCTTTAAAGCATAAAAATGGCATGCCAGTTTCAAAATAGCTAGTTAAAATTTTCTTCCAAAGCTCTTTTGCAAGGATAGTGTTTTTCTGGATATTTTCGTCGTTTTCATACTCCAAGTATCTCTTTTCAAACGCCTCGCCGTAAAGGTCGCAAAGATCGCTTACTTGAGCTGGGTCAAAGAGGCTCCAGCGGCCATTTTCTTTGACACGCTTCATAAATAGGTCGTTTATCCAAAGTGCAGGGAAAAGCTCGTGTGCGCGGCGTCTCTCTTCGCCTGAGTTTTTACGAAGATCGAGAAAATCACTTACATCCATATGCCAAGGCTCGATATAAACAGCGATCGCACCCTTTCTAGTGCCTAGTTGATCGACCGCTACTGCGATGTCGTTTGTCACTTTTAAAAATGGAATGATACCGCCAGCTGCGTTTTTGTGTCCGTCGATACTGCCGCCCATCGCACGCACCTTGCTCCAGTCCCAGCCGATACCGCCACCAAATTTTGAAAGTAGTGCCATCTCTTTGTAACTATCAAAAATTCCCTCGATATTATCAGGCGTACTGCCTACATAACAGCTACTTAGCTGGTGGCGTGTAGTCCTTGCGTTTGAAAGCGTTGGGGTGGCTAGCATCACTTCAAATTTAGAGATGAGGTCATAAAATTTCTTAGCCCAGCCTTGACTATCTAGCTCGTTTTGCGCAAGAAACATCGCAATTGCCATAAACATGTGCTGCGGTAGCTCGATCGGCATACCATTTTTGTCTTTGATGAGATAGCGGTCATAAAGCGTCTTGATACCAAGGTATGCAAACTGAAGGTCACGCTCAGGCTTGATATAAGCGTTTAGATCCTCAAGATCGTACTTCTCTTTTAGCCCAGGGATGATGCGGCCTACTTTTTCACCTTTTACTAGGTAGTCTTTTAGGTGGTTGTAGCCGTTAAATCCAGATACTTTGTGATAAAGGTCGTATAAAAATAGCCTCGCAGCGACAAATGTCCAGTTTGGGCGGTCGATATCGATCTTATCAACTGCTGTTTTTATAAGGGTTTGCTGAATTTCCTCAGTCGTTATCATATCTCTAAACTGAATTTTCGCGTCTACCTCAAGCTCACTAAGACTTACGTTACTAAGGCCTAGGACCGCTTCGTTTGTATATTTTTTGATCTTACTTATATCAAGCTCTTCGGTTCTACCATTACGTTTTATAACTTTCAAAAATATCTCTCCATGTTAAATTTTAATTTGGGATTTTATCCAAAAGGAGATAAAAACTCTCTTTGTTAAAAGGCTACTTATTAAATATAAAAACAAATCACTAAAGCAAAAAATAAAAGCAATTAGGTAATCTACTCCGAATGTCTTATTTTAAAAAGTAAAGATTGCAAAAAAATAAGCGTGATAAACTCATGGATAATCTTTGATTATTAAAGATTAAGCATAATCCGTTGCCAATAAAGCCTACGGTTTGTATGTATTTGCTATTAGTACGTATATTACGTAAAATTTGACATGGCCATACAAAAATATTTAAAAGCAATAAACTAAAAAATAGTGTGCTTAAGATTAGTATGGTGTCCTAGTTTATTTTTGTGGTCAGAGTAACTACAAGGGGTGTTAAGTTTACCCCTTGTGTTTAAATTTATTTGCCAAAGACTCTGGCAAAAATTCTATCTACATTTTTAGTGTAGTAGTTGTAATCAAAGCACTCTTTGATCTCATCTTTGCTAAGGCTCTTAGTTAGGTCCTCGTCGTTTAGCAAATTTTGTAAAAACAGGCTGTGGCCTTGCTCGTCGATCGCTTTTTTGCCCTCTTGCAAGTCCGCCCAGACCTTCATGGCGTTACGCTGAACGATCTTGTAGGCGTCCTCTCTAGAAATTCCACGTTGCGGTAGCTGTAAAAGCACGCGCTGTGAAAAGACTAGGCCGCCTGTTAAATTTAAATTTTTCATCATATTTTCTGGATAGACGACTAAATTTGCTATCAAATTTTTGATACGAACTAGCATAAAATCAGCCGTGATAAACATATCTGGCAGGATAAATCTCTCAACCGAGCTGTGGCTGATATCGCGCTCGTGCCAAAGGGCGACGTTTTCAAGAGAAGGCGTGACGTATGAGCGTAGCACCCTGCAAAGACCGGTGATGTTTTCGCTAAGGACTGGATTGCGCTTATGCGGCATCGCGCTTGAGCCCTTTTGTCCTGGGCTAAAGTACTCCTCCGCCTCGTAAACTTCGGTCCTTTGATAGTGCCTAATGGCAACTGCGATCTTCTCGCAAGTAGAAGTCAAGATAGCCATAGCGCTCACCACGTGGGCATAGCGGTCGCGCTGGATCACTTGATTTGACGCTGGAGCAGCCTTAAGACCTAGCTCCTCGCATGTTAGCTCTTCAAATTCCATCGGAGCGTGGGCTAAATTTCCCATAGCGCCTGAGAGTTTGCCATAGCTGATCGTATCTTTTGCGTCTTTGATGAGCTTTAGTGCCCTTGCGATCTCGTCGTACCAGATGGCAAGCACAAGGCCAAAAGTTATCGGCTCGCCGTGGATGCCGTGGCTTCTGCCGACCATGAGCGTGTGCTTGTGCTCGTTTGCTCTGTTTTTGATCGCCTGCATAAACTCCTCTACGTCGCTGATGATGAGCTCTAGGCTCTCTTTCATCTGAAGCGCGACGGCTGTGTCGATACAGTCGCTTGAGGTCATGCCGTAGTGCACGAACCTGCTCTCATCGCCAAGGCTCTCGCTGACGCTTGTTAAAAATGCGATGACGTCGTGCTTTGTCGTCTTTTCTATCTCGTCGATGCGAGCCACTTCAAATTTAGCGTTTTTGCAAATTTTCTCGCAATCGCTGTCGCTTATGAAGCCAAGTTTATTCCAAGCTTTAACGGCAGCTTTTTCTACCTTGAGCCAAGCGTCGTATTTTGCTTGTATGCTCCACTTTTCAGCCATCTCTTTGCGTGAGTATCTTTCGACCATTGTTGAACCTTTTTGTATTAGTTTTTCTTTATCATAAAAGTAAATTTTAGCCTTGAAAGCCAAAAATCACATCGTATAATTTTATAAAATTTAAGTTTGGATTATATAAAATCCGGGCTGAAATGTCGGTTATACGCTTATAAATTTGGGCTTAAGATAGCTCGCTCGTTTTTCAAAAGGATTATTTTTGCCCTACGTAAATAAATTTATCATTAATGCAGATCATCAAAAAGCTTATGAAATTTTACTGCAAAATGGCTTTAACATGAGCCAAACCCAGCGCCTCATCGATAAAGGCAGGCTGATCTGTGACGGCAGTGTCGTGAGCGAGAAAAATGCTATTTTGTGTGGCGATATTTTTTTGATCGACTATGAGGCGGAGCCAAAGGGACTAAAACCAATCTTTGAGTGTGAGAGCTTTGCCGTATTTGATAAGCCAAGTGGTGTGCTGAGCCACCCAAATGGCAGACACTGTGAGTACTCACTAAATGATGAAATTTATACGCTTTTTGGACGAGGTGCGAGCGTGGCACATAGGCTAGACTTTGAGACGAGTGGCGTGATAGTCGTGGGCAAAGATAGAAATTCTATGATTAAACTAAAGAAAATTTTTGAAAATAGAGAGGTTTCTAAAAGCTACGTCGCGATGGTACAAGGCAAGATCGAGCGAGAATTTACTATCGATGCTAAGATGGATCTAGCGAACAACTACGACGATGTGAAAATGCGAATGCAAATTTGTGAAAATGGCAAGAGTGCGGTGACTAAAATTTTGCCGATCAAATATTTTGACGACATCGATACGACTTTGGTTCGTGCTATCCCACTCACTGGCAGGCAGCATCAAATTCGGTTGCATTTGTTTCATGTGAAACACAAGATCCTTGGCGAACCACTTTATGGTTTGTCTCGTCCGCAGATCGAGAAAATTTTAGACAAAGAGATGAGCGAGCGTGAACGGATAAATTTAACTGGAGCAAAAAGGCTCTTGCTTCACTCAGATAAAATTTCTTTTAAATTTGATGAAATTTTTTACACCATAAAAAGTAAATTTGACGCTGAAAGCGAGTTTTATAGATTTGCAAAAGAAGGTTTACTTTAGTCTAAAATTTTTTAATAAATTTCTATTTCTCATAAACCTTTACCTGCTTTTGCCAAAGTTTATCGCATTTAGATACCATAATGATAATTTTGTAGTTTATGTAATTAACACTCCATTTTATTTCTTTATGAGAGCTAGGCTTTATCTTGATGTTAAGGCTTAGAATTTATGCCTATCTTTTTCATCTTTTAAAACTTTTAAAATAAGCCCTAATCCAAGTAAAACCACAACAGCAATAAAAACTATTTCGGCTATATCAAGTGCACTCATTCTAACTCACACTGGCTTTACTATTATCTTCAAGTGAATGTGTTTTTAAATTTTTATCGCTGGAAATAGCTTTAAATTTTGCACTTTCATTGCGTTGTTTTAATTGCCCACAAGCTGCACTTATATCAAGCCCTTTGCTCTGTCTGATCGTACAAGTAACGCCGTGATCTCTTAGATATTCTTGAAATTTTAGCATGCTGGTAAGCTCAGGCCGTCCAAATTCACTGCCCTCATGTGGGTTAAAATATATAAGATTTACCTTCGCTTTTATACCATGAAGTAGTTTTACCAACTTTTTAGCATCACTCACGCTATCGTTTAAATCCTTTATAACAAGGTATTCAAACATTACACGCTTTCGTATATCGATAGGAAATCCCCTAACAGCATCCATAACAGCCTCGATGTTATATGCCTTATTTATCGGCATTAGGCGGCTTCTAAGCTCATTAGTAACAGCATGAAGCGATATGGCCAATAACACGCCAAGATCCATCTCACCAAGCTTTTTTATCTGACTGCCAAGTCCGCTAGTTGAAACGGTTTGACGACGCGGCGATATGGCTAGACCCTCGTTAAGTGCTAAAATTTTGATCGCTTTACTAACGTTAGCAAGATTATCAAGTGGCTCACCCATACCCATATAAACGACATTTATGCGTCTTTCATAAGGTATCTTATTCTCTCTTTTTATCCATAAAATTTGCCCCACAATCTCGCCTGCAGTCAAATTTCTAACAAGCCCGCCCTTTGCTGTTAGACAAAAAGCACATCCCATTTTACAGCCAACCTGTGAGCTAACACAAACTGTATAACGAGCATGGCAACTGACCTTTCCATTCTCATCACTAATCTCCTCTTTCATCGGGAGTAAGACACTCTCTATCTTTAGCCCATCTTTTAGCTCAAAAAGATACTTGATCGAACCATCACTACTTTGCTCAAATTTTACACATTTTAAAGGATCGATATAAAATTTTTCAGCCAGATCTTGACGCATATCTTTAGGTAAATTTAGCATTTGGCTAAAATCGGTTGCATTTTTTTTATATATCCACTCGTAGATTTGTGTTGCTCTAAATGGTGGAGAAACTAACTCTTTTAGCTCATCAATACTAAGATCAAGCAAATTTATCACATATTTTCCTTTATATATTTTGTTAGAATTTTCTTGGCCTCTGCGTGATTTTTTATAAAATCAGCATGTGCATCTTTATTACAAAAATTTGTCGCTACGAAAATTCCATAAGCTGGAATTTTAAAAATTTGAGCTACTTTTAGAACGGAATAAAACTCCATATTTTCTAAAAAATAGCCTTTTTCAAATATCTTATGAGCCAAATTTTTATCTGTCGTTATGAAATTTGACGAATTTATTTTGATAGTTCCACGTGAAACGATAGAAGAAATTTCACACTCAATTGGTGAATAAGATCTATTTTCTACGCTAGAAATTTCAATATTTGCCCCAACCGAGCTTTCATAAATTTGTAAAATTTCACCATCTTTATAAAGACCTGCCGAGCCAACGAAAACTATTTTTTCTGGCATCTGATACAAATTTCGTTCAGGATTTTTTGACAAATTTTGGCTTAGATTTTGTAGCTCTGGATTTGATGAGTTTGCAAATTTAGCTTCAATCTTTGCAAGATAGTGCGGATCGATATTTTTTAAATTTATACCCTTTTCATCCGCTCCAATACATGCTCGTTTCTGCAAAAATTTTGTCAAACTTATTGCCATATCAACTAGCCCCACACCCATTGGCAAAGCAAAGTCAAAAATTTCGTTTTTTCCAGCAGAGACAATCAACATCAGAGCCTAACCTCAACGCCATTTGCCTTGAGATACTCTTTTAGCTTTTTTATCTCGATTTCGCCAAAGTGAAATATCGAAGCAGCTAAACACGCATCAGCCCCGGCTTCAAAAGCCTCTTTAAAGTGCTCCATCTCACCAGCTCCACCACTTGCGATAGTTGGTATAGAAAGCGTGCTAAATACCTTTGTTAGCTCAAGATTAAAGCCCTTTTTGACTCCGTCGTTGTCCATAGAGGTTAGCAATATCTCACCTGCTCCTCGCGACTCGACCTCTTTTGCCCAGGTAAAGGCATCTTTTTTGGTATCGATCCTGCCACCATTTATAAAAACGCTATAACCATTCTCGATCTTTTTAGCATCAATTGCTACGACAACACATTGCGAGCCAAATTTCTTAGCTGCCTCATCAATCAAATTTGGATCTTGTATGGCTGATGAATTTAAGCTTACTTTATCGCAGCCAGCATTTAAAAGGCGAGAGATATCATCGATCGTGCGTATACCTCCGCCAACTGTTAGTGGGATAAAAAGCTTACTTGCGACCTTTTTTACGACATCAACTATCGTATCACGCCCAAGATGAGAGGCAGTGATATCCAAAAAGCAAAGCTCATCAGCACCCTCATCATTGTATCTTTTAGCTATCTCAACAGGATCTCCAGCATCGACAAGCCCTACGAAATTTACACCTTTTACGACTCTGCCATCTTTTACATCAAGGCATGGGATTATACGTTTTGCAAAATGATTCAAATCTGTCCTTTATCTATTTTTCTAGCTGCTACCTCAAAATATGGCAAATTAGACCAATTTTCTCGGTTACCAACTATATAAATAACCTCTTTTGCTCTTGTTAGTGCTACATTTAGTAAATTTGGCGTACTAGCAGCCCATGCTCTAGCGCCTTTTGTGGCACCGCCAAGAACAAAGATAACAACATCAGCTTCTTTGCCTTGCATGGTGTGAATGGTACCAGCCCCTTTTAAATTTTTACAAACATCTTTAAAAGGTGTTATTATTTTAACGCTATCTTTTAGCTTGGCTAGCTTACCATCTAAAAGCTCTTTAACGATCATGCCTTCAGCTTTATTATAGTTACCTATCCATTCATCACTACTAACATCAATCCATTCTGTTTTGATATTAGGATCACTAAGTTTACTTTCACTACTTCTACTAAGTATCATCATATCATCATATGTTGTTTCGTTTGAAATTTTAAACATAGGGTTGGCACACCTTCTATGAACGATAAGTGGCGAACCAACCCAAATGGACTTACCCTCTCCTTTTATATATGTACCAATATTTTGTACTTTATCGGCTCGAAGTTGAACCGATGATTTTAGTAGATTAAACTCATCCTTTGCATCGCAGTAGCGTAAAATAGCATTATTTAAAGCTGGTGGTAATGTTACAACAGGCTCAAGTTGAAGTGGATCACCAACTACAATAGCCATGTTTGAACGAAGCAGTGCGCCTAATGCGTTAGTTAAATTTGCCTGCCCTGCTTCATCTATTAAAAGCAAGCCTATATCGCCATTTAGTAGCTCTTTAAAGGTATTATTAAAAGATGCGAAAGTAGAACTAACAACTGGCGTTAGTAAAAATAATCCTTTTATTATTTCACGTCTATCTTTAGCTTCAAGTCCGTTTTTCTCAGCCATTTTTTCATCATTAAATAAAACGCTAAGAGCTCGTAAATTTGTTCTAACAGCTTCTTTGCAAGCAAAAATAGTGGCTTTATGCAGATTAAGCGCTTCTTTAAAAAGCTTGATTCTTGCGTTAAAAAGCTTTGTCTTATGAAATTTCTCATCAAGGCCAAGCTCCATCATAAATGGCATGCTCTTTTGTATTTCTTCATTGCTCTGATTAAAACTACCATTTAAAAAGCCATCAAGTTCTTCACTTCTACCAATTAATTTTTGACGTCTAACAAAGTCATCATTAAGCTTATTAAGATGATCTATTTTAGCGTTAAGTTCTAAAATTTTATCTTCAAGCTGAGTTATTTGAGCTTTTAGTTCATTTAATTTCGCTTCATTCTTCTCTTTATTTTCACTATTTTGCTTGCTTGCTTTCAAATTTTGCTCAGCTATTTGGCGATTTATCTCACTAACTTTTTGCGCTTCATTGTTATATTTTTCAAAAGCTTGTGTCTTTAAAATTTGCTGGAAAATAAAAAATGATGGCTTTATAGGCGCACTCAGATACTCTTGTAAAATTTCATTTTGTCCAATAAGCTTTGTTAGCTCGTTAGCTTCAGCCACCTTTTGCTCTAGCTCATTTTTGCTCAAATCCAGTTCATCTATTAGTGGCCTTAAGAGCTCATCTATTTGCTTTGTTGAATTATAGTTATCAAGTCTTTTATCGATATTTATAAGCTCACTATTTATACTTTTTAGCTCCTCCTCTTTGATCCTGATCTCACTAAAAAATAGATTTACTTCGTGTAGGGCTTGATTAAATTTCTCCTTCGCCTCGTCAAAATCATCAATTCCTTCGCCAGTAGCCAAGTATTTGCCAAGCCCCATCAAAAAGCCATCTTGTTCTATAAATTCCTTAAATTCTTTTGAAATATCTTCAAACTGACTATGTGTTTTTTCGATCTTTACGCCATTAATTGCGTTAAAAACAAAATTTGACTTATTTTGCTTTGAGCCAAGAGGTATGCAAAAAAGCCCCCATGCAGGTTTTGAAATAAAAGATTTTTCGCCAAAATTTGTCTTTTCATCAGCCGAGAGAAGCCTTGTAGCTATAAATTTAAAATAATCAATCTCGCCTGCATAACTACCAATACTTTTTAACTGGCTAAGCTCTTTACTTAAAATTTCAACCGCACCGTTATTACAAGAGCTAACAACCATCTCATAGCCCTGAAGTTCTTTATTTAGAGTGAAATAAAGCACCTTATCGCTACTATCTCGAACTGGAGCAAAGATATCATGTCTACTCATTTGCACGAGTTTCATCGCTCTAAGCGTAACAACTTCAGCCATTACGTCTTTTAAAAGCGTTGTTTTACCAGTGCCTGGAGCGCCATTTACACTATAAATTCCACCATTTTTTGCTTTAAATTTTTTAATGATGTTATTAACGGCAATTTGCTGTGAAAAATTTAGAGCGAAGTCACTAGCAAAGGCCGATCTTGGATATTCTTCTGCTTTAAGAAAATCTCTAACAAGCCTTTTATTTTGCTCATCTCTTACATCAAGTCTTTCAAATTTATTCTCGCTGCCCTCGTCTAGAAATTGATCCGTTAGCTCGTGCGTCCTGCCTGACTCGTAAAATTTGATAAGCAAATTTATATCATCTATAAAAAAGCTATTTAAAAGGCTATCATTTTCTTTAAAATTTGGATTTATGATCTTTATTTCAAGCCTTAAGAAATCATTACAAAATGGTGTTTTAAGTGCACTTTTTAGCTCATCGTTTATAAGCTTTATATATTTGCCAAATTCCATTTTTTCTTTATAGATAGATAGCTTGTCTTTTATACGCTCGCACTCTTTGTTAAAGTCGCTTTGGCTTATCTCTTTTAGATGATCTAGGCGAGCCATTGCCCAAGGAGCTGTTGAGATAAAAAGATCATCAGACGAGTTTGGTATAAAAAACGGAGTTAAATCATCATCTAAATTTATATCTTTTAAAGCAAAATTTTGATCATCTTTACAAAATACCAAATCACCGACAAGCTTAAGCTTATAGCAAAACGCCTTATCAAAGCTCGTTTGCTCAGATCGTAGCTCATCTAAAATTTGCTCTTTTTCAAATTTTGAATTTGCTAGCTTTGAGATATAAATGGCAAGCAAGTCAGTCTCAAAAATGCCGCCATAAATTAAAATTTCTATACCATTTTTTAAAAGTGAGCTATCAAATGCTCTTAAAATTTGTAGAAATTTCTCATCGAAATTTGCGATGTCAAGATCTATTGATTTTTTAAATTTGGTATTTGTCTTTTTTGGCTCGTCTAAGGTTTTTGGCTCTAAATATTGTGATAATAAAAAGTATTTTAAGGTATTTGCTTTACTCAAATTTATGCCCTATTTCGTTATTATTTAGTGATTATAATCCATTTTATATATGATTAAACTAAACTTGTAATCATTGTATAAGTAATTTTTGGCTAATATCGCGGCTATGATAAAGGCAAAAAAGCACTTTGGACAGAATTTTTTACAAGACAAAGCGACACTAGATAAGATCACCCAAGCGATACCCAATGACGTAGAAAACGTCGTTGAGATTGGGCCTGGCTTAGGTGATTTGACATTTAGACTTTTGCAAATTTATAAGACAACCTGTTTTGAGATAGATTGTGAGCTGTTTCAAATTTTAAAAGTCAAATTTGCAAATGAGATCCAAAATGGACAATTAAAACTTTTTTGTAAAGATGCATTAGAACAGTGGCAGCAAGAGGGCGGACTAAGTAGTGAGAACTACTTTTTAGTCGCAAATTTACCCTATTACGTTGCTACGAAAATGATACTAAATGCGATAGATGACGAAAAATGCCTTGGGCTTATCGTGATGATACAAAAAGAGGTTGCTCTTAAATTTAGTGCAAAGAGCAAGGATAAAGAATTTAGCTCTTTATCGATCCTCGCTTCACTTCAAGGCAGGTGTGAACTCTTGTTTGACGTGGATGCAAAGCTTTTTAACCCGCCTCCAAAGGTCACATCTTCAGTCATCAAACTACAAAAAATAAAAAAGATTTTTGGCAAAGACGGGATTTTCAAAGATGCAAAACAATACGAGGCTTTTAAAGTATTTTTAAGAGCTGCGTTTGCTTCGCCAAGAAAGATGCTTTTGAAAAATTTATCTACAAATTTCGAGAAAAATGCGTTAGAAGAAATTTTTGAAAGCCTAGGCTTAGCTCAAAATTTACGTCCACACGAGCTAGATGTCGATTCTTATCTAAAAGTATTTGAAAGATTAAAGGAAGATAATGAACGACAAAAACGAAGAGAAAGTTGTAACTAACCAAAGCAAAAACAACAAAAGACGAAGATTTAGACCAAAAAATAAGCCAAAACAAGAGGGCGAAACTACCGAGCAAACTTCACTAGCAAACAAAAGTGTGATAGATAACTTCTTTGCAGCAGAGCAAGCTGAGAATGAAACGCACGCCGAGCCAAAGAGCCAAAATTCTCGCCCAAAAAAGCCAAGAAATAATAAAAATCAAAACAAAAACGGTGAAAATAATAAGCCAAAAGAGCAAAAACAAGAACCACAAGAAACAAAAACCAAAACGCAAGAACAAAAAGAAAAGCCTAAAAAAGCTAAAAAGCCAAAGAAAAATTTACCTGCAAAACTAAACGGTAATGAGCAGTGGCAGCAAGATATCGCAAGTGCAATGGTGGCAAATAAGGCTGTTCACGAGCTTCGTCTGGAGCCGATGAAGTATCTAAACTCAAGCGAGCATAAAATTCGCATAACTCCACTTGGCGGTCTTGGTGAGATCGGCGGCAACATGACCGTCTTTGAAACTGAAACCAGCGCTATCATCGTTGATATCGGTATGAGCTTTCCTAGCGAGAGTATGCACGGCGTGGATATACTAATCCCTGACTTTGACTATGTTAGAAAAATAAAAGATAAGATAAAAGGCGTCATCATCACTCACGCACATGAGGATCACATCGGCGCAGTGCCCTACTTTTACAAAGAGTTTAAATTCCCGATTTACGCTACACCTTTGCCACTTGGTATGATAAACAATAAATTTGAAGAGCACGGCTTAAAGCAAGAGCGCTCACTTTTCCGCTCTGTCGAAAAAAGAAAGCCATATCTAATAGGCGACTTTGAGGTTGAGTGGATACACATAACTCACTCTATCATCGATGCTTCAGCACTTGCTATCACGACAAAGGCGGGCACCATCATCCATACGGGTGACTTTAAGATCGACCATACGCCGATCGACGGCTATCCAACTGACCTTGGCAGACTCGCATACTACGGCGAAAGAGGTGTATTATGTCTAATGAGCGATAGCACGAACAGCTACAGAGAAGGCTTTACTAAAAGCGAAAGCAGCGTGGGCAAAACCTTTGATGCGATATTCTCAAAGGCCAAAGGCCGCGTCATTATGAGCACATTTAGTTCAAACATACACCGCGTCTATCAAGCGATCGAGTGGGGGCTAAAATACAACCGCAAAGTCTGTGTCATCGGTAGATCAATGGAGAGAAATTTGTATACTGCAATGGAGCTTGGCTATATCAAGCTTGATAAGAAAATTTTTATCGACGCAAACGAGGTTGGCAAATTTAAAGATAACGAAGTGCTGATCGTTACCACAGGCTCTCAGGGTGAGACTATGAGCGCGCTCTACCGAATGGCTACCGACGAGCACAAATACATCAAAATAAAGCCAACCGATCAGATCATCATCAGCTCAAAAGCGATCCCAGGCAATGAAAGCAGTA
This window harbors:
- a CDS encoding AAA domain-containing protein; protein product: MSKANTLKYFLLSQYLEPKTLDEPKKTNTKFKKSIDLDIANFDEKFLQILRAFDSSLLKNGIEILIYGGIFETDLLAIYISKLANSKFEKEQILDELRSEQTSFDKAFCYKLKLVGDLVFCKDDQNFALKDINLDDDLTPFFIPNSSDDLFISTAPWAMARLDHLKEISQSDFNKECERIKDKLSIYKEKMEFGKYIKLINDELKSALKTPFCNDFLRLEIKIINPNFKENDSLLNSFFIDDINLLIKFYESGRTHELTDQFLDEGSENKFERLDVRDEQNKRLVRDFLKAEEYPRSAFASDFALNFSQQIAVNNIIKKFKAKNGGIYSVNGAPGTGKTTLLKDVMAEVVTLRAMKLVQMSRHDIFAPVRDSSDKVLYFTLNKELQGYEMVVSSCNNGAVEILSKELSQLKSIGSYAGEIDYFKFIATRLLSADEKTNFGEKSFISKPAWGLFCIPLGSKQNKSNFVFNAINGVKIEKTHSQFEDISKEFKEFIEQDGFLMGLGKYLATGEGIDDFDEAKEKFNQALHEVNLFFSEIRIKEEELKSINSELINIDKRLDNYNSTKQIDELLRPLIDELDLSKNELEQKVAEANELTKLIGQNEILQEYLSAPIKPSFFIFQQILKTQAFEKYNNEAQKVSEINRQIAEQNLKASKQNSENKEKNEAKLNELKAQITQLEDKILELNAKIDHLNKLNDDFVRRQKLIGRSEELDGFLNGSFNQSNEEIQKSMPFMMELGLDEKFHKTKLFNARIKLFKEALNLHKATIFACKEAVRTNLRALSVLFNDEKMAEKNGLEAKDRREIIKGLFLLTPVVSSTFASFNNTFKELLNGDIGLLLIDEAGQANLTNALGALLRSNMAIVVGDPLQLEPVVTLPPALNNAILRYCDAKDEFNLLKSSVQLRADKVQNIGTYIKGEGKSIWVGSPLIVHRRCANPMFKISNETTYDDMMILSRSSESKLSDPNIKTEWIDVSSDEWIGNYNKAEGMIVKELLDGKLAKLKDSVKIITPFKDVCKNLKGAGTIHTMQGKEADVVIFVLGGATKGARAWAASTPNLLNVALTRAKEVIYIVGNRENWSNLPYFEVAARKIDKGQI
- the rsmA gene encoding 16S rRNA (adenine(1518)-N(6)/adenine(1519)-N(6))-dimethyltransferase RsmA: MIKAKKHFGQNFLQDKATLDKITQAIPNDVENVVEIGPGLGDLTFRLLQIYKTTCFEIDCELFQILKVKFANEIQNGQLKLFCKDALEQWQQEGGLSSENYFLVANLPYYVATKMILNAIDDEKCLGLIVMIQKEVALKFSAKSKDKEFSSLSILASLQGRCELLFDVDAKLFNPPPKVTSSVIKLQKIKKIFGKDGIFKDAKQYEAFKVFLRAAFASPRKMLLKNLSTNFEKNALEEIFESLGLAQNLRPHELDVDSYLKVFERLKEDNERQKRRESCN
- a CDS encoding ribonuclease J; its protein translation is MNDKNEEKVVTNQSKNNKRRRFRPKNKPKQEGETTEQTSLANKSVIDNFFAAEQAENETHAEPKSQNSRPKKPRNNKNQNKNGENNKPKEQKQEPQETKTKTQEQKEKPKKAKKPKKNLPAKLNGNEQWQQDIASAMVANKAVHELRLEPMKYLNSSEHKIRITPLGGLGEIGGNMTVFETETSAIIVDIGMSFPSESMHGVDILIPDFDYVRKIKDKIKGVIITHAHEDHIGAVPYFYKEFKFPIYATPLPLGMINNKFEEHGLKQERSLFRSVEKRKPYLIGDFEVEWIHITHSIIDASALAITTKAGTIIHTGDFKIDHTPIDGYPTDLGRLAYYGERGVLCLMSDSTNSYREGFTKSESSVGKTFDAIFSKAKGRVIMSTFSSNIHRVYQAIEWGLKYNRKVCVIGRSMERNLYTAMELGYIKLDKKIFIDANEVGKFKDNEVLIVTTGSQGETMSALYRMATDEHKYIKIKPTDQIIISSKAIPGNESSISTVLNFLIKSGASVAYQDFSEIHVSGHAAQEEQKLMLRLIKPKFFLPVHGEYNHIAKHKETAISCGVDERNIYLMSDGDQMEICQKYLKRVKTVKTGKVFIDNQINKQISDDVVIDRQNLAEAGVVMIIAQISRHGAKLINKPRVISYGLVGNKQDAEFSKEMQEILTQFLSNVKEELLKDGRLLESQVRQVIRKHIFRKVKKYPTIVPIIYLM